GACGTCCAGCACACACAATCCTTACGTCTAAGACACACCTGTTTGCCCGCGCACAGAGCAAACATAGACTCATGAACGAAGCGAACGCCGCTATCCTCGAAGCTCAGTACAACGCCTACAGCACGGCCCTCTGGCACCGCCTGCCCGACACCCGCAGCCAGATGCCCGCCTTTCTGGACAGCCTGCCTCAGCGCGACCGGCACGCGCTGGTGCTGGAGGTCTTCGACGGTCAGGTCTGCAATGGCGGCTTCTCGCAGTGGGAGGGCAACGGCTACCTCGCGGAGGATCAGGACACCCTGCTGCTGGCCCTCCCCCGCCTCAAGGCCAGCGTGCAGGGCGAGGACGCGACCGTGGTCGCCTTGGTCGAGGAGCTGGCCGGTCTGGCGATCCGCCACGTCGCCAACTGCGACGATCCCCGGCACCTGAACGACGAGGAGTACGAGTATCTCGGCGGGCTGGACGACCGCTACTACACGGTGAATGAGCGCTTCCGGACCATCTACCAGGGCTACTTCCTGGCCTGGGCCTGAGCCGAGGGGGATATGCTCCAGCTCTCCCCTATTCCTTCTACTCGGCGCTGCACAGGGAACGAAGGAGGGGTACATGACGTGAGCAGCTCACACAGCGGAGAGGGCCACTTACTGCCGTACCCCAATAGCAACAGAAAAGAGTGGGAGAGGCCGAGCATCTACGCCCGGCCTCTCCCACCTGTCACCTGCTGCCTTTAGCTCTGAGGAAGCTGGAGGCGAATCTGACTGGGCTGGGTCGACGAGCAGAACCCATGGCCAGAAGTGATGGTGTACATCTTCTTGTCCGCAGAGGGCGTCGCCGTGCCCTTCTGCCGCTGATCCCAACCATTGCTGGAAAAGCTAGTCGCCGTAGTGTTGAAGATGAATGGGGTATAGGTCAGATCCACCATCGCCACTGCCGTGAGAGCCTCATCTTCTGGGCGGCACTGACCGGCCACGCCCAGCGTGATGCTGGGGGGCGGGCCAGCCTGGTCGTTGCGCACTCCATCGCGGACCAGGAACCCGGTGCTGCTGGTATAGGTCACGTCATTGGGGTTGACGATCAGGGTGCTGGGATCGATCTTCACCCGGGTGAAGGTGGTGGTCTGCTTACCATCGAGCTTGGCGCCCGTATCACCGGACTGCTGCGAATCGGTGTAGTCGACAACCGATTGCGTATTGTTCTGGGTGCCAAGATTCAGGTAATCGAGCGGCGTGTTGCCTGCCGCCATATCGCGGCAGAACAGCTTATAGGACTTGGTAATGTCCTGGTCGATGAAGACGGTGTAGTCCTGATCGGTGTACTGCTTGTACAGGCTCTGCTGATCGCCGCAACTCGTAGGAAGTTTGGCAGTGATGTCAGGAAGGGCACTCAATGCGGCCGTAAGTACTTGGTACGTAGGCAGTGGGCCGTAGCTCGCCTCAGCTCCCGCTTCGGCGCCGCTGCTGGAAACGGAGCTTGGGACGCAGGTGGTGATGTCCTGGTTGCAAGCAACGATGGCAGCATTGATCCCAAGTTTCCAGCTGGGGGCACTAGCGATAGCTCCTGCTACAGCGCTTCGAGCAGCGGGATCATAAATGGCTGGGTTGAGCGCAATCACCTTCGCGCTCCCAAGAAGGTTCTCCACCAGATTGCCGCGCACGACCAGAGAAGTCAGTTCGGCCGAACCCGCATTGATCGCCGCGACCGACTTGGTATCGGGGGGACCAAAGAAGTTGACGTACGCATTGAACGTCGCCGACTTGACGCAGCTCTTGAGTGCGTTCACGTCGGCGCAGGTAGTCAGAACTTTATCGGCGTATTTCTGCGCGTCATCAATCAGAGTATTGAGATCAGTGCTCGGAATCCCAGGAATAGCGGTCTGGAAGGTACTGACCTTGAGTGTCGATGTGCTGGCGAGCGATTGCATCTTCTTACTGAAATCCGCTGAGATCTCAAATGGCCCGGAGGAAGCCGAGAGTTTAGCGGAGATGCTTTCCTTCTGGGCCTTGCTGTAGGTCGTGAAGTTGAAGAAAGCTGCGTAGCGTCCACCGAGCGTGAACGTGTTCAGGAAGTAGTCACCGCACGACTCTTTGAAAGCCTTGTAATCGGTGTCGTACAGCTTCTGCATGGCATCGGTCAGAACCGGCTTGGTCTGGGTGTCGTACAGCGAGTAATTCTGCCCCACAGCATCGGCTTTGAGAAGAACGCCGACGCTGTAGCTGTTGGTGTCCTGACTTTGCGCGAACTGAGCACTCGCGCTGACTTTGGTCACCCCAGAGTTGTAGGACGCCTTGCCGCCAACATCCAAGGAGTCCGAGAGATCCGATTTGCTCTCAATCTTGGTCAGGCTGAAAGACTGCTGCAACCTGGAAGGTGTAGCCAGCGTCGGTTCAGCTTGGGGTTTCAGGCAACTGGTAGTGCCAAGGAAGCCGCCGGTCGTCGAATCGTATCCGCTGGCAAACTGCATCCCATCGATAAAGCTCAAGCTCACCGCAGGAGACGAAGTCAGTAGGCCGCCTCCAGGCTGTTGGCCCGTTGAGGGAGCAGGAACGGCGGTATTGGAGCAGGCGGTGAGACTGGCAGCCAGGAGCAGAAGAGAAACGGAGTGAGATCTGGACATGCGAGGTACCCCTTGAGCTGGTGAGGAATAGCGGCATCTGCCGGAGTTGAAGTTCTAAATTAGAAAAGTATGAAACAGATATGATGTACCACCGGTGAACTCACGGGGTTCTGACAGATATGAATGAAGAGCCTGAATCAGCCCCCTGCTCTCTCTATCCTAGAAAGACGCCGAAATGACTTTCGGGGAAGGGCTGCATCACAGGCGGTCGCGTTTAAACGCCCGAAGTAGTCACTGGTTAAGCGATCTGCATATGACGCTTCGTGAGGATCGTACCGGTACGAAAGACACTCCTCTGGCCTGAATCATACCGGTACGATCCAGTGCTTCCTCACTTCGGCCGAGCCAGTTCGTGCCGGTACGATTTGGGTTATCGTACCGGTATGATCACGCTCACAGTGTTCAATCACGCCGGCGGTGCGGGCAAAACCAGTCTCGCCCGCGACGTCGGCTACGAGCTCGCGCGCAGCGGTCAGCGCGTG
The nucleotide sequence above comes from Deinococcus sp. Leaf326. Encoded proteins:
- a CDS encoding DUF4375 domain-containing protein encodes the protein MNEANAAILEAQYNAYSTALWHRLPDTRSQMPAFLDSLPQRDRHALVLEVFDGQVCNGGFSQWEGNGYLAEDQDTLLLALPRLKASVQGEDATVVALVEELAGLAIRHVANCDDPRHLNDEEYEYLGGLDDRYYTVNERFRTIYQGYFLAWA
- a CDS encoding GON domain-containing protein → MSFIDGMQFASGYDSTTGGFLGTTSCLKPQAEPTLATPSRLQQSFSLTKIESKSDLSDSLDVGGKASYNSGVTKVSASAQFAQSQDTNSYSVGVLLKADAVGQNYSLYDTQTKPVLTDAMQKLYDTDYKAFKESCGDYFLNTFTLGGRYAAFFNFTTYSKAQKESISAKLSASSGPFEISADFSKKMQSLASTSTLKVSTFQTAIPGIPSTDLNTLIDDAQKYADKVLTTCADVNALKSCVKSATFNAYVNFFGPPDTKSVAAINAGSAELTSLVVRGNLVENLLGSAKVIALNPAIYDPAARSAVAGAIASAPSWKLGINAAIVACNQDITTCVPSSVSSSGAEAGAEASYGPLPTYQVLTAALSALPDITAKLPTSCGDQQSLYKQYTDQDYTVFIDQDITKSYKLFCRDMAAGNTPLDYLNLGTQNNTQSVVDYTDSQQSGDTGAKLDGKQTTTFTRVKIDPSTLIVNPNDVTYTSSTGFLVRDGVRNDQAGPPPSITLGVAGQCRPEDEALTAVAMVDLTYTPFIFNTTATSFSSNGWDQRQKGTATPSADKKMYTITSGHGFCSSTQPSQIRLQLPQS